A single region of the Peromyscus eremicus chromosome 16_21, PerEre_H2_v1, whole genome shotgun sequence genome encodes:
- the LOC131926459 gene encoding H-2 class I histocompatibility antigen, D-37 alpha chain-like isoform X3, translated as MSSATLLTLLASSLVLIQTQASSHSLRYFYTAESRPGLREPRFTIVGYVDNTQFVSFDSKGKTPRMKPQALWVEQEGPEYWEQETQTARNTGKNFKLNLKTLLGYYNQSGNDPHTLQWMYGCDLGPDGRLLRGYCQEAYDGRDYIALNEDLRSWTAHDTASQISKSKLEDVDEAHHQRAYLQDMCIEWLKKYLELGNATLLRSEPPKTHVTHHPILNGEVTLRCWALGFYPAEISMTWQLDGEDLIQDMELVETRPSGDGTFQKWAAVVVPSGLEQRYTCHVQHEGLPEPLTLRWEPPQSTVPIMAIITVLVLLGAVAIIGAVVAVVRKRRRNTGGKGGYYAHDLASDNFLVGLSKKRGQ; from the exons ATGTCTTCTGCTACCTTGCTCACGCTGCTGGCCAGCTCCTTAGTTCTGATCCAGACCCAGGCTA GCTCGCACTCGCTGCGGTATTTCTACACCGCCGAGTCCCGGCCTGGCCTCAGGGAGCCCCGGTTCACCATCGTCGGCTACGTGGACAACACGCAGTTCGTGAGCTTCGACAGCAAAGGGAAGACTCCGAGGATGAAGCCGCAGGCGCTGTGGGTGGAGCAGGAGGGGCCTGAGTATTGGGAGCAGGAGACACAGACAGCCAGGAACACAGGGAAGAACTTCAAATTGAACCTGAAGACCCTGCTTGGCTACTACAATCAGAGTGGCAATG ACCCTCACACGCTGCAGTGGATGTACGGCTGCGACCTGGGGCCGGACGGCCGCCTGCTCCGCGGGTACTGTCAGGAGGCCTATGACGGCCGCGATTACATCGCCCTGAACGAGGACCTGCGCTCCTGGACCGCACACGACACGGCCTCACAGATCTCTAAGAGCAAGTTAGAGGACGTAGACGAGGCCCACCACCAGAGGGCGTACCTGCAGGACATGTGCATAGAGTGGCTGAAGAAATACTTGGAGTTGGGGAATGCCACCCTGCTGCGCTCAG AGCCACCAAAGACACATGTGACCCATCACCCCATACTGAATGGAGAAGTCACCCTGAGGTGCTGGGCCCTGGGCTTCTACCCTGCTGAGATCTCCATGACCTGGCAGTTGGATGGGGAGGATCTGATTCAGGACATGGAACTTGTGGAGACCAGACCTTCAGGGGATGGAACCTTCCAGAAGTGGGCAGCTGTGGTGGTGCCTTCTGGGTTGGAGCAGAGATACACATGTCATGTGCAGCATGAGGGTCTGCCTGAGCCCCTCACCCTGAGATGGG AGCCTCCTCAGTCCACTGTCCCCATCATGGCAATCATCACTGTTCTGGTTCTCCTTGGAGCTGTGGCCATCATTGGAGCTGTGGTGGCTgttgtgaggaagaggaggagaaacacag
- the LOC131926459 gene encoding H-2 class I histocompatibility antigen, D-37 alpha chain-like isoform X4 codes for MSSATLLTLLASSLVLIQTQASSHSLRYFYTAESRPGLREPRFTIVGYVDNTQFVSFDSKGKTPRMKPQALWVEQEGPEYWEQETQTARNTGKNFKLNLKTLLGYYNQSGNDPHTLQWMYGCDLGPDGRLLRGYCQEAYDGRDYIALNEDLRSWTAHDTASQISKSKLEDVDEAHHQRAYLQDMCIEWLKKYLELGNATLLRSEPPKTHVTHHPILNGEVTLRCWALGFYPAEISMTWQLDGEDLIQDMELVETRPSGDGTFQKWAAVVVPSGLEQRYTCHVQHEGLPEPLTLRWEPPQSTVPIMAIITVLVLLGAVAIIGAVVAVVRKRRRNTGGKGDYAPAPAGRDSAQSSNLSLEA; via the exons ATGTCTTCTGCTACCTTGCTCACGCTGCTGGCCAGCTCCTTAGTTCTGATCCAGACCCAGGCTA GCTCGCACTCGCTGCGGTATTTCTACACCGCCGAGTCCCGGCCTGGCCTCAGGGAGCCCCGGTTCACCATCGTCGGCTACGTGGACAACACGCAGTTCGTGAGCTTCGACAGCAAAGGGAAGACTCCGAGGATGAAGCCGCAGGCGCTGTGGGTGGAGCAGGAGGGGCCTGAGTATTGGGAGCAGGAGACACAGACAGCCAGGAACACAGGGAAGAACTTCAAATTGAACCTGAAGACCCTGCTTGGCTACTACAATCAGAGTGGCAATG ACCCTCACACGCTGCAGTGGATGTACGGCTGCGACCTGGGGCCGGACGGCCGCCTGCTCCGCGGGTACTGTCAGGAGGCCTATGACGGCCGCGATTACATCGCCCTGAACGAGGACCTGCGCTCCTGGACCGCACACGACACGGCCTCACAGATCTCTAAGAGCAAGTTAGAGGACGTAGACGAGGCCCACCACCAGAGGGCGTACCTGCAGGACATGTGCATAGAGTGGCTGAAGAAATACTTGGAGTTGGGGAATGCCACCCTGCTGCGCTCAG AGCCACCAAAGACACATGTGACCCATCACCCCATACTGAATGGAGAAGTCACCCTGAGGTGCTGGGCCCTGGGCTTCTACCCTGCTGAGATCTCCATGACCTGGCAGTTGGATGGGGAGGATCTGATTCAGGACATGGAACTTGTGGAGACCAGACCTTCAGGGGATGGAACCTTCCAGAAGTGGGCAGCTGTGGTGGTGCCTTCTGGGTTGGAGCAGAGATACACATGTCATGTGCAGCATGAGGGTCTGCCTGAGCCCCTCACCCTGAGATGGG AGCCTCCTCAGTCCACTGTCCCCATCATGGCAATCATCACTGTTCTGGTTCTCCTTGGAGCTGTGGCCATCATTGGAGCTGTGGTGGCTgttgtgaggaagaggaggagaaacacag GTGGAAAAGGAGACTATGCTCCTGCTCCAG CAGGCAGAGACAGTGCCCAGAGCTCCAACTTGTCTCTGGAGGCTTGA
- the LOC131926462 gene encoding H-2 class I histocompatibility antigen, D-D alpha chain-like produces MESRTRTRLLLLAATLAPTRTHAGSHSLRYFHTAVARPGLGEPRYIVVGYVDDTQFVRFDSDAETPRMEPRAPWVEQEGPEYWERETQNAKITQQTFGRNLRALSSYYKHSREGSHTIQVISGCDVDSNGRLLRGYEQFAYDGRDYISLNEDLRTWTAADRMAQITRLELEQAGEAERYRAYLEGECVDQLRRYLEIGNANLRADPPETHVTHHPRPGGNATLRCWALGFYPADITLTWKKDEEEQTQNLEVVETRPAGDGTFQKWASLVVPSGEEQRYTCHVHHEGLSEPFTLRWEPPQSTVPITAIIITVLVLLGAVIIGAVVAVVRKRRRNTGGKGDYAPAPGRDSA; encoded by the exons ATGGAGTCACGCACGCGCACGCGGCTCCTGCTGCTGGCGGCCACTCTGGCCCCGACCCGGACCCACGCGG GCTCGCACTCGCTGCGGTATTTCCACACCGCCGTGGCCCGGCCCGGCCTCGGGGAGCCCCGGTACATTGTCGTCGGCTACGTGGACGACACGCAGTTCGTACGCTTCGACAGCGACGCGGAGACCCCGAGGATGGAGCCGCGGGCGCCTTGGGTGGAGCAGGAGGGGCCGGAGTATTGGGAGAGGGAAACACAGAACGCCAAAATCACCCAGCAGACTTTCGGAAGGAACCTGAGGGCCCTGTCCAGCTACTACAAGCATAGCCGTGAAG GCTCTCACACCATCCAGGTGATATCTGGCTGTGATGTGGATTCAAACGGCCGCCTCCTCCGTGGATATGAACAATTCGCCTATGATGGCCGCGATTACATCTCCCTGAACGAGGACCTGAGAACGTGGACAGCTGCGGACAGGATGGCACAGATCACCCGGCTGGAGTTGGAGCAGGCTGGTGAGGCAGAAAGATACAGGGCCTACCTGGAGGGCGAGTGTGTGGACCAGCTCCGCAGATACCTGGAGATCGGGAATGCGAACCTGCGTGCAG ACCCACCAGAGACACATGTGACCCATCACCCCAGACCTGGAGGAAATGCCACCCTGAGGTGCTGGGCCCTGGGATTCTACCCTGCTGACATCACCCTGACCTGGAAGAAGGATGAAGAGGAACAGACACAGAACTTGGAGGTTGTGGAGACCAGGCCTGCAGGGGATGGAACCTTCCAGAAGTGGGCATCTCTGGTGGTGCCTTCTGGGGAGGAGCAGAGATACACATGCCATGTGCACCACGAGGGTCTATCTGAGCCCTTCACCCTGAGATGGG aGCCTCCTCAGTCCACTGTCCCCATCACGGCAATCATCATTACTGTTCTGGTTCTCCTTGGAGCTGTGATCATTGGAGCTGTGGTGGCTgttgtgaggaagaggaggagaaacacag GTGGAAAAGGAGACTATGCTCCTGCTCCAG GCAGAGACAGTGCCTAG